cagtgccatttttttttaaacaaaggcttCATGGCTCAACATTGCAAGGTAATAATAAACAAAAGGATTATACATTAAAATCCTCCTCCATCTCCaactccccaacccctcccctcaaAACCACGAAACAGAATACAATTCAAGTAGTCTTTTTGTATGCTTTAAATGTATGGATATATAAGGCAAAGCAAGTACAGAACTGGTTAACAGAGTGTCCCCATTTTATTAGCAAGTGAGAGTATATCATAGGGAGATGTAATTGATTTCCCCCTTTTATGGTTCCTAGAGagattatatatattattttaaccAACCTATTTTACAGCCGTCTACCCACCTCTCTAACCTATTTGCTCATCTGTTCCTGAGCCTTTTACCTTCTTTCATGTACCACCTCTGATCCTGCACTAGGTACAGAAAGCAGGAGTCAATGTGACTTTGGCACACCTTTCACCTCTGGAATTTTGAGGAGCCTGCCCCACCGTCAGTGTAAATCAGAGTCGCCTTAAAGTGGCTCTAAATTAGTCAGCTTCTCAAAGGCCCCTCAATGCTATCCTCCATTCACCATAGGTGACGGGAAGGATGGCATGGGATCATTCTGCCAGCTCAACATCTGAGGCTGGGGATATTCCCTTTAGGGACCTTTCTGCTCACCCATTCTGGAACAGTGTAAAGGCACCACAGTGGAATGGAGACCCGGGTTTCAAAGCATACTCTATgaaaagggagcaaaggggaaaGAGCAGGATAAGGAGACGGTCAGTCATGGAGCTGTTGCTTCCAAGGTAACTCACACAGGTCTTGATTCAGCAAGATACTATGCCTAACTTTAAACATGGGAATAGATTCATTGAAGTCAACCATACTATCGAGTGTGCCAATACTTTGCTGTATCAAAGCTGTAATGAGCCATTAGGTCAGAGAGAAGGTGGTTAGAGGGAGACCAAAAAGGACTCGGTGAATGACACACAGATCTTGGTGTGAACAGCAGGGCCCCAAGCTTGCAATGGCTTATGCTTAAGTTTACATACTTtgagtagtcccactgaaataGACTGAACTACCTGTAGGTTAGGAAGATAAGCATGTGCCAAAGTCCTTGCAGAACCAGGGCCTAGAGTGGTAATTCACAAACCTTAACAACATCAGGATAGTGTGTCTTTTTTTTTGAAGTCCCCTTTTGATCTAAAAAAGATGCATATAGTTGTATGTCTGCGTGTGCGTGCGTCTGTGTATATGAGTGACAGCCAAGTAGCTCATATGGTCATGACCAAGCTATATGtcagaagagaaaagaaacacATTTATCACACTTTTCCTAAAACGAAAAGCTAAAATTTCAAGTTCAGTATTCGATATCttgtccttccctccccaccctcccttgctatttctgggtttttttcccttccaacTTACTTTAGCACCATAACacattttaaacattacaatCCCTCTTCAGATACTACACAAAATGTCCCATAAAAATAGTGCTTTTTTGCCAAAAAagttatataatatattatatatataattcaaCTAAATCTGTGGCAAATGTGCAATGAAGACGCCTCCTCCATTTAAAGTGAACATTGGTTcacttcttttttccttcccctttctcttcttcttctccctCACTTCATCGGTGATTTTCAAAAGGTGCAAGTCGATTTGGAATCTTGTAattaagcacacacacaaacaattgCAGATGGGTTGCATTGGAATTTCTTCTCAGTTACTTTTTCATAACAAAAAAGGTGCAAAAGAAATTGCTGTTATAAAAATAAGCAAAttttaccaaagaaaaaaaaagtggtgtgggAATGAGGCAAAATTAAAACCCTCAATATTTctctccattcttttttttttttcactttattgtcaagaaagacatggaatggactcttcttttttttctttttttgttttgtttttggtttttttctttttttgttttgtttttgcttttctgttttttgttccgggtcctttctgtctctctctctttctctctctctctctctcttgctctttctttTGTCTTCTGTTGTTGGCACCTGTGATGTCATGTAGTGCCCAATAGGAAGAAGTTCAAGTGCCAAACTGTCCCTTTAAGTACAGGCTTGAAAAATACTGGGTACATATGGGAAAATAAAACCCCTTAATGTTTAAAGGACAATGCCACAGAAATTATGTTGCTGCTGACAGCGCTGTAATCCTGTTCTTACTGTGTCAGTTGTTTGGTTCTCTTTAGGTTAGCATTAAGGTGCCCCCTTTTTATTGCTCCTTGGTGAGAAGGACAATGCTTCCCTCCTTTGCTTTGTGGCCAAGGGGGTGGAGGGTTTGGGGGCCTAGGCCTTAAAAGTCCCTCCCaaggagagcaaaaaaaaaaaaaacagaatcccATTTCACAGTTCATTTCTGGTTGCCTGTTGTTTCTGAGGAAGCTCGCACAATCGgaggcttctggctgggcagAGAGATGAGAGGACGATGTACCTTGGTTTCATCAGATGCTTGGAGCCCTTCAGCTTGCCACCGGAACCTGCGAGCACGGAGGATGCTGGGGACCTCCTGTTGTAGGCGCTGTGTGCTCTTTTTCTGCCACACGTCGTATTTGGAGTACTTAGCATGTGGAGGCTTTTGAAAGCTATCCTGAAGGGGAAGAGCGTGAAAGGAAAAGCAAAGTGAGGATCACAGCAAGTAGGCCATTGACTATAAACACCATGACACTTGTTTCCACAGAGAAACCCAATTAGACAGACCTGCCCAACTTGACCCTCTAACAGCAAAAACACCGATTGAGGAATGTTTCAGCCCAGCACTGAGGCAATTAATAGCTCAGACCTTGAGCATGCAGTCACTGCGCTCCCctgttccctttcttaaaaaatgTATGACTGCTTTGGCAGAAAGGGGAATTCATTGGAAGAATCTTGAATCTCACGCTGTGCTAACAAATGTAGTTTTGAGACAGCTGAAGGGAGCCATTGCCAGCAATTCATCTTCAATTACTTGCTTGCACCAGAAGGCTCTACTCAGATGTAATAACCAATTTTTTGTTAGATATTTAGATCACTTTGACCCAATTTCCCCTAAAATTAAACCAAGACACATTCAGTTCCTTGACTGAGAGTGCAGCAGATACGCTCATCCACTACGAGATGTCAGCAGCTGTTTTCCTGCATTACAGATTTTAACTTATTTCACTAGGGTTTTCTTTACTGCAAGAAATGTGCAGTCAAAGTCAGAGGGAACAGGGCTGGgaaaagtcatctagtccaggggtggccaacctgaggGGCACCCCGGTGTGTGGCATGaccagcctctgtgtgtggcatgtagaTCAGAgaatggggcagcaggcagcatggggcagggagcaaaaagcagagtagcagagcaggcaggggaaggggatcggaGTGGCTCTTGTGGAGGTACGGGGattaacttgtggcatgcctgccagtatggttggcccccactgatctaGTCTATTCCCCCTGCCTCAAGACATGATCAGTTCTACTTGACCAGTCTTTGGTGTCTTAGTAATTAATTTTAATTCCTCTAAACTGGAAGGTTTATTTCTGTCAGACACTGTCAGCTATTGCTGTTGCTGCAAGAAAACATAGCTCAGGGGATGGGACACTGATTCTGTTCTTGGTTCTGCCATGGATCTCGCATGACCAGAGTCAAGTCAGTTCACCTCCATGCATCAGTTTCCCCATGAAGATGAcatttaaaactttatttaaatGCTTTGGGTCTATAATAGTATGGAACAGTCCTTTTATTACTAGCAaggctattttctttttttgatatAAGACATAAAATGACACAGGAGGAGGCAATCAGCAACCATTTTTGTTGTGTGAAGGTTTTAGGCGATAAGCAGAATTTAAAGTGAAtaaacaatacattttaaattctGACTGGCAGTTTAAGTGAACATCCACAGTTCCATGAGGACAAGTCAGGTCTGTAGCACCTCCCATTAAGGAATCTACGCTTGGCAAACCAGTTCTCATAATGCTCTGATACACAACACAGATGGTTTAGATCCACAGGTAAACTGCAATGCAACAAGCTGAGCAAACAAACTGAAGTCACAGAGCACGTCACTCAGAATCTGGAAGTCCTTGCCTCTCTCCATTACATTATAATGCCTTTCCCATTGCTCTGGTAACCGCTCCTACTTTTCCTGACTGAGCCTACTTTTACTTGAACAGTGAGCACAGATGTCACCTTTCAGTGATTTCATTTGATTCCCCTCTCTTTCTTTATAgtacttttaaaaacaatattactTGTATTCACTTCATCTACTACATCTTTGATCTCCCACTTTATTGGCAGTTTGTTTTGGACAGGTCATTTTACAGTAGTTCCCATTGGcttatggctctgtcccatgacaATCTCCCTGTACTGTTTTTAGTGCAGAAGCAGCAGATCTTAAAGATAAGAATTCTCTTTTCCCATGGGACTTTGTTTTAGTAGCAGCTGATGTCTAGATGCAATCTTTACTCACCTTGCTTAGCGTTGGTAAGCTTGTCAGAGATGTGGAAGACAGGTCTCGTTCAGACTTAACAGACTTAGCACAGTATGTTTCCAGAAGAGCGAGGTCACAACTCCGAAAACAGCACTCCTCCACAATGCCACGGTTGAACCTTCTGTTATTTCGTCCCACGGGCCTACCTGAAATGGCAGAGTTCTAGCAGTTAGATTTCAGTGGGTTTGATTTAGATCACACACTTTTCACACACTATCTGTACAGCACATAGACTAAtatgggcactgctgccacataaATGACTCAGACCTGGTCTGTACAGTGTTTCCATTCAATTAACAAGTTAATTTAAGCTATTCCAATCCATGTTCTAGTATGGATGCTGTTACTATTATATAAATCTGCCATAGTTTATTCTTGCAGGGGAGCAGCTAACTGGTACAAAGCATCCAGTATAGCTACAATATAGCCCCAATAGTATAGCATTAGTGTAGACAAGGCCAAAATAATATATAAAGCAGCAGTAGTGCCTCTGGTGCAGGTCACGGCATATGCATCGTATTAAAAAGAGCTGGTGGGATTCTTGAGGTGCCAGATAAATAGAATAGCTATTTAGCTTAGTCTTGAAATAAGGATCCCTgcttccacatttttctgcagaaGGATGTTGTAGCCAGCAATGAAGTGTCCAATGCTGAGAAAGTCATGTGTGTTTCACTTCACGGCTTAATTAAAAACTAAGTAGAGCAAAGAACAGGCACCGTTTTATCTTTTTTGAAACACATACACATGGGCAAATCAATTCAAATTTGCCCATATTTCACCGTAAAACAGATCAGGTTTGGAAACATCAAGCTTCCAAACCACAAAACAGCCTGGAACCAACCAGTCTCATTTTACCcatttcagtttttttttaaaaaagagaaaaagtgaaatgttttgactgctgTTATGGAATTAACTGAGGGGTCTCTAAGCTCATTTTAGTAGGCATCTTCTACAAGTGTATGAACTGgtcccagttcagcaaagcacctAAGTGCATGCTTGACTTGAGTGGTCCTCCCTTCTACTGAAACTGAAGCATATTCTTAAGCATAAGCTCTACTAGATTGGTATATGACAGCCTTGCCAAATGCCGACTTTCTTCCCATCTGCTTTCCTGGGGTGCTCAATAACTCACAGGATAGGTACACTTTAATCACTTCTGTAGATGGCATTCTGCAGATCCATGAAGGAGCAGCCTGCAAAACTCTACAGACACACACCCCTTTATTTTGATGTAGTCAAGTGAATGGGTGGCATTTTGAAACCCCTGGAGACAGTGCCCTAGTTCAATGGCCTTTTGTAAAGATAAACCTTTGTTCTACTTTATCTGACCTCACTCTTTCCCAACTCCTCCACCCAGAACCATACACAGCCACATTTTAAGGTCACTAGAACAAGTAAGGCATCAGAGAGTGAATCTGAGCTGCTATAGGGGACGACTCTGACTCATAACATCCAGCCTGGCTTCTGGAATCATTTAAAGAGATCTATTTCCCCCCCTCTCTTTTCTGAAAACATTTCAGGCGCGACCTTTAACCAGTCAGCCGTGAAGGTTAGAAGGATGGTTCACTCCCTGGAAAAGTTCAGTGAAAGGAGAAAGACAGGCATTGTTGGGAGTttatttctctcattaaaatgttTGTGCCATGCAAGCTCCTGGTATTTAGGTTGTTGTATTTAAAGGGGCAgctccgccccgccccctcctccccccccccccccaatccccacccatGCGTCACCAAAAAAGGCACACTTAAGACTGGCTCCCTATTCAAGTTTAACTTCCACAGTCCGCTCTATGTTCATTTACCTGACTTCATTTTTTTAGATCAGACCCTGAGCAGTACAGATCAGTCTCCAGTGATAGGCTGCTGAATACACACTGCATTTTGATGCCTTGTTATCTCCCCAGCAAGCCCATGAGGGTGATGGGCaggtcttcatcagtgacctaatCCTATTTCTGAGTCTGTGCATATATTCCAAAGTGTAATACCTACTAATCAGTAAGTAATCATACAACCTTTTGGAGGCAGCTGCTGAATAAACCCAGTGGGTGTATtgtgtgggtaggtgggtgtATGCATAACTCTCACCAATGTATGGCAAATGTAGGCCTGGGTAGAAAAGAAACACTAGCTCTCCTACCTGGATACACACTCACAAAAAATTTGCAGCTGACCAGGCAACTACCTGAATAACTGAACCTGCTCAGCTACAGAAATGTGAACATCCTAAGATTTTCCCTTTTCTGGTAGGCACAGATCAGTTTGTTTAAGCAAGTAATCCACAAGGCTATAAGTCAGGGGCGGGAAAAATACGACCTGCAGGCTGTATCCGGCCTGCCAGGCTGCTCTATACAAcatgcggggcccctaaaaatttttgaaaattaatatttatctgcttctggctggctgtcaaagataacaggagccaggggcagtaggacgcAGAGGAAACCAGCAGCAGGACCGAGCAGCCCAGCCTAACCCCCCAGCCATTACCCTGCTTTCGTGCATGCTCACTGCTCTAGCACCGcgtggttcctggctgtattgccagactgcaggagcatggggctaATGCCaataccccagggccaggagccggggggagaggagggaagagtgcagggggggagggacagagtgtgtgtgtgtgtgtgtgtgtgtgtgtttgtgtgtgtgtgtgtgtgtgtgtgtatttatagaGGTgaatcccacatgcacacccaccatacacatgcaccaaCACCCCATTTGCagtgccatacatgcagacccccacacccacaccccctcacacatcccagccaccctcctcccacacacatttccccacaaaccccatacccactcacaccccacatatccacatgcacccacatgctccctcaccccacacacctatccccccaaacacacccacaccctccccccacatacccacacatccacagccccccacaaacctatacctaccCTCTTCGCCCCACTACCCActcacaagagtaagacttcattttaagctattgtgccatcacctctgtgtacactacacaaacgcatgtaaatcaggacaaaaatatttttttaaatgaaattcatGAATATTGTAGATGTTCAATTGTTAGAATATCATTTGGTATTtgtctggttccaagatggcaaaaccccttgctgaaaggagtacttctggggaccAGGGGagtgacttctggtggcaaaggtcagggcttaGGGTGTTggacttccggtcacaagatggtaaccagggggcagggcacctgtcaaggggcagggctacccatgcggcccctCAATAGCttggcaaaactcagtaagagtccctctgcccaaaataattgtccgcccctgctATAAGTGTTATGCTGTCTCTCCTGTCAGAAAGGTTAGAAGCAGTCCAAATATTTAGCCCATTTACAAtcccaagaaagagagagaagcagcagtgttAACGGCAATATAAAAACAAATTCCAGGTGACTCTTTGTGATGGTTCTGggtctgtcttcaaagacaacaCTTCACATTACAGCTGGTGGCAGATTTCTAGTGTGCTGAAGTACATGGTTTCCagagagcagacaaggttccttgggtgaatttgatatcttttattagaccaacccaaatggttggagaatagttattaagcaagctttctttgaacccgaaagcttgcttaataactattctccaaccatttgggttggtctaataaaagatatcaaattcacccaaggaaccttgtctgcctatgtcctttgaccaacacggctacaacccaaacccctggtTTCCAGAGAGGCTTTTAGGCTCTAAAAGACTGTATTTTGCTTTCAATAAAAGGATTTGGCTGTTTtcatgtatgtgtttgtgtaagTAAGCAGGTAAACTATTCCAAAGCACGCGAGTGAATTAGCAATCTATTGGCTTTCAAGGAGACTTAGACATCTTAGCGCCCAAAtcaacttttgaaaatgttactacATATTTTCCAATGCAGTGCTGCGTGGCCCTGAAAATCCTGTCTCAGGTGCTTACATTTGAGAGATGACTAGTCCAAAATGTTTTTGTCTTCTGTAAGTTCCGTTTTCCCTTTCCCACCTTCTCCCAAGTACCTCCAAAAACTTGAAATCACTGAGAAGCTGCAGTTATCTGCTGTATAAGTTTCTGCCTGCAGTTTTTCTGGCTCACTTTGGTGCCAACTATTTTCCTCTGATAAGATATATTTTCAATTACATAATAGTACACATGAATTCAAGCAAAAGGCAAAAAAGTTTTCCATGGAAGAGTTAGTCTTTTTATAAAAACAATAAGCACAGATATTCACCAGAAACTACTTCTAGATAATGACCCAAAGGCAACAGCTACCAGGAAATTTCCAGTTAAGGGTGATAACACTGCTGATCTGGATGGGTTGAAAGTTAATTCTATGGTGTGATTTACGCCTGGACTGAAGAGAGAATTTCCTGGcttttgcctgtctgcagcctcttGCCTTAATGCTCTTGAAACACACAGCGAGCATGTTGCTTTTCTATTACTTGGCTAAAGTGGAATGCTGTATAGCAATGGTTCCTTGGCAGAAAGTGGAAGAGGGATCAGTAGACATCCACTCTCACAGTAGTGCAAGGATTAAGTATTTGcctttccccttctcttctctaCTTAAAAAAGGGATGTACTTCTTCTATTTCTGCTCCACAAGCCCTTCAGTTAAAGCCCTCTGCTCTGCCCTCAGCTCTATCCTCTCCTGATTTTTGGTCTTGAGCATACTCCATTGATATCTATCCAGTTCTGCTGAGTATTTTGGTTACCCAGAATCCTTTGTGTTTGTACCATCTTTTACCTTCTTGGATCAGATTACACCTGTGTGGGGGAAGACCTTACTAGCACAGATTTGAGCTATGTTATGAAATGAGCAGTGCTGGAAGTAAAGCTAACTCTCATGGATGTGGCTGAAGGGATGAATGCAAAGTACTTCAAGCAAATTATTTCATATCCTCTCTGGCTGTTTTGTTAAAGGTGAGGAgagtatgcacctcttgctggcTTCAGTACTGAGTAACTGCAGACAATCAGGCCACTTGTACTTGGGCACCCAGCTCTATGTACCCAAATCTGCATATTTTGGTTCTCTATATGTAGAGCTAGAAAATGTATGTGTGCTGTCCCTTAGCTGCTAACAATGGTGAAGAACCAGCTTTActaacacagtgggcatgtctacacgtgcatgtaTGCCGTCTTaaattaacgctgtgtgtggactgacttaagactaaaattagtcccaagtcagtacaCACACAGTGTTGCTATGCAGTAaggcagtaaggcgtctacatgtgtgttactacacagtaactaatcaggcgtaaattgatgcaggtatcaaatttacactcaagtcggcgtaagtcaccatatttattgcacagtatgggcatgcacatgtagacacgctcctgtactgtgcagtaatttcagttactgaacagtaaatgcacacgtgtagacacacccagtgtagACAGATGTATGCAGCAAACTGCAGGCTTAACTTTTGGCATGCAGGAAAGTTGCAAGCAATGGTATAAATTTTGCAATCTTCCCTCACCCTTAGCAAGGTGTGAAAGAAATGCTGGTTCAGCAAACATAGCATAGAGTTGGGCTAAAAGCACCTGTATCAAGAGCTGAGAATGTGGCAACTTTATTGGGATGGTTATGACCtctgtggctaggtacagacattcaaaaagggaatggaggtggaattgatctaagttatgtgctTTTCTGTAACCAGCATAGTTTACATTGGTAGCAAACAGGACacgcatttgccctttggtgcagggggcaaatcttagaccgggttttgccatttttaaatcagtatgtgtgtgctgaacttctcttttgttatgggtatagactggtttctgatcgctaagggcacttatacacatgcagggagcctgttcCGACGTGCTtttccagcgcattggagcagactcgattaattgagtttgctgtaGCACTTAAATTGGCAGCCTCATGCTTCACGTGCAAGGGCGGTGCAGTGCGCCTttctgctgagaaaatggcagcagtgtgctttaaactaaaacacatttgatgtgctttagttccaAGAACACCATCACCATTTTCTCAGGGTGGAGATGCGCCGTGCTGCTGATACACATGGCATGGCAGCTTTAATAAGTGCGgtttgctaattaaaagcacctggcccCATGTcagaagcatgtgtaaaaatgcccttatactggtaaaagtctgtacctggcctgtgagagtcaaagcactggaacagaaaGTGACAAGTGGTATCAAATCAGGCTGCCAGTCAGGGAGCCTGTATCTGAAGTGCAGGTGTCCAGAGAAAGCCTGTGTTCAGAGAAGAGGGAGGATACTGGTTGATCTGTTCCTCTAATTCAAAGAGGGCCAAGACCCTGGTCACATAGTAGTAGCCTGATTAGCCCCTGAACCAGTATTTCTCTGGAGGGTACCCCACCCTCATTATCTATTATTTATCTAGCAAAATTGCTTCCAGGATTGAAGTTGAACTGCACAACTAGTCCTGCGTATGCCTGCGTGAGCAAAGAATGGTATGCATaggtgtatgcatgcacatgagGGAACCTGCGCATTCATGCACATCTCCACGTGtacatgttggggggggggtggaaaaacaCATAGTTGGCTGTTTGGGGAGGATGCAGAGTGCACAAGGCCCACAAACCCCAACAGAGAAATTTTAGGTTTATCTGGAGCCCTCTCCCTGTCCTCCCTGACCCCCCCACTCCTATCAATCAAGCACCAAGCCAAGTGGAAGGAGACTTTGGATGTAAACAATCCCCTCTCCCCTGTCAAAGGAATGTAGAGACCAACAAGAGGGCCTTTGTCAAATGGCTGGGCAGCCACAGCCATTgtcccagtgccccctgcctgcccctcctccaccccagcagcaacagcttcccccccccaccaaaccccCCTTCTTTTTCCTAGTATTATTCTGAGGAACAGCAGAGGGAAAGAATGTGCCCTGTCAGCATAAGTGGCTGGAAAGAGCTAAATTCTTATCAGCTGTTGGAAAGGAGGAAACAGGAGCTGTTGTTTACAGAGAAGTCAGACGCCtcttcccgccccctccccctgtctccGATACCCCCTCTCCCGACTCCACAAATTCCGTATCCAGGTCTTCCTTTCTACACAGCTTACTCCAAGAGTCTGTTTTTACTGGTGGAGTCTGAATCTTGAGCTCAGAGGGGCACAGGTGCCTTGCGCCCCCTCTGTCCAATGCTTTTGAGGCCACATCACTCCGGGCCTGTACCTAGTGCAATCATTTACTTGCACTGGTACAAAGAATAGGGAGGAGCCCCCCCAATTCAGGACGGTGGCATTTAACGCTCTTTGTTCATCGCTGTATTCAACTGTGGAAGGTTCAGAATAGTAGTGGGTCGGAGGCTCCCTGTTTTACAAACTAGTTCAAAAATATTTATAGGCTTTGGAGTTTTaacatccaaagaaccttgtcttaaaTACCTTGCTCAGACATAAGCAAGTGGTCCAAGAATCCTGCAGCAGCATTTAAGATctaaggccagatcctcagctggtataaattggcatAAGTtcttctgacttcagtggagctacactAATTTACAGGAGCTGAGAACCTGGCCTAAACTGAACAGATTTATACTACATTGTTGAAGGGTCAGAGGCATTTTTCATGTGAAATATTTTCCCAGGGAGTATCTCCCTGGACTTCCTCCTGAAAAGGTTTGTGGAAGGAGAGTTTCAGTATTGGTACTATATAGGAGCTGCTGAACAAAACTAAAAGCTGCCGTTTCCTTATCCCTTTCTCCCATTTTCAAACACATATCCTTTCTCCCTGAATACAAAACTGGAGAAGGGCTGGATCCCAGAGTAAAATGCCCCTTCTGCCTTCCTGCACCTTGGAAGCCATAAGACCTATATGCTGCATACTGTGGTTTTAGTCCATTTCTATCAAGAGCAGAGAGACCCTGAATTCCCTTTGCCCATATTATCTTAAACAAAACCCCCCTTTACATATAGTGCCTGAAGATAGAAGTGCAGAAATTAATTGTTAGGGTCTAGTCCTGCAGCCTTTACTCAAGTGTGAATTCCATTTACCTTCCAATGGGATTTTGGAATTGGCTATAGAACTAGGGTCCTGAGGAACAGCCCATATTTTTTTGCTGTGTGTGTTTTTCATTATGGCAGAGCACCTAAAGTCCCTGGTCAGGGTAGCCCCATAGCACTAGGCACCATATATAATGTGacaatccctgccccaaagacaTTCCAAGTCTCAGTAGATAAACAGGACAACAAGAGCTGGACAAAGCAGAACAGAATCCAAAACTTATTTATGGCCTATAGAGAAATTTCTCCAGCCCACTCTATTCCTCAATCCTGGTATCTCCAAAATCTAGCCCCATTAGTGTCTCAACTTCTGTACAGATGGTCTGAGAGAAATGTTCCTGACTAATGAGCGCTGTTCAGATCAAATCATGGGTAACCTCTGTGCTGCTCACTGTAgtgatattttgtattttttttaaagagctccaGCTCTTGCAGTCATCAATGTTGTTTGTATTGTGGTAGCAACCAGCATCCCCCTTGAAGCCCAATATTAATctactgtgctaggcactgtacaaaggCTGAACAAGGACAAAGATTATCCTCAAGAAATCCCCATTTAAGTAAGAATTTACCATTTGCCCCTGCATCTACCTCACTTTGTCACAGGGGGTCAGGAGGATAAATA
This genomic window from Alligator mississippiensis isolate rAllMis1 chromosome 2, rAllMis1, whole genome shotgun sequence contains:
- the IGF2 gene encoding insulin-like growth factor II isoform X1, encoding MSRADRHMEECPRHPAFLQGCTQEVERSSGSPKVQRMCAFRRRLLLALTFLAYTLDSVSAYGTAETLCGGELVDTLQFVCGDRGFYFSRPVGRNNRRFNRGIVEECCFRSCDLALLETYCAKSVKSERDLSSTSLTSLPTLSKDSFQKPPHAKYSKYDVWQKKSTQRLQQEVPSILRARRFRWQAEGLQASDETKVHRPLISLPSQKPPIVRASSETTGNQK
- the IGF2 gene encoding insulin-like growth factor II isoform X2, encoding MCAFRRRLLLALTFLAYTLDSVSAYGTAETLCGGELVDTLQFVCGDRGFYFSRPVGRNNRRFNRGIVEECCFRSCDLALLETYCAKSVKSERDLSSTSLTSLPTLSKDSFQKPPHAKYSKYDVWQKKSTQRLQQEVPSILRARRFRWQAEGLQASDETKVHRPLISLPSQKPPIVRASSETTGNQK